The following are encoded in a window of Cydia strobilella chromosome 1, ilCydStro3.1, whole genome shotgun sequence genomic DNA:
- the LOC134755991 gene encoding pseudouridine-5'-phosphatase-like isoform X2, with translation MGAFTPVTHVLFDMDGLILNTEDLYTVAFQNIVSKFGKNYSYELKISLMGSQMHETADMIIKGLDLPMTRDEFIEASKKEFAALFPDTEVLPGVRRLIEHLHNNNIPIGLATSSSIESYELKTNKRHQQLFSLFPYKTFGSSDPEVKKGKPFPDIFLVAASRFPDKLAPEQCLVFEDAINGVKAARAAGMQVVMVPDAKLDRSYTKEATIVLNSMEEFKPELFGLPPFTN, from the exons ATGGGTGCCTTTACTCCGGTAACACATGTCCTTTTTGACATGGATGGACTTATACTTA ATACTGAGGATTTATACACAGTTGCGTTCCAGAATATTGTGTCAAAGTTTGGTAAAAATTATAGCTACGAATTGAAAATAAGCTTAATGGGTTCACAAATGCACGAAACTGCTGATATGATAATTAAAGGATTAGATTTGCCAATGACTCGGGATGAATTTATAGAAGCAAGTAAAAAGGAATTTGCTGCTTTGTTTCCGGATACTGAGGTTTTACCTG GTGTAAGAAGGTTGATTGAACATTTACATAACAATAATATCCCAATTGGATTGGCAACAAGTTCAAGTATAGAAAGCTATGAACTGAAAACCAACAAGCGACACCAGCAACTGTTCTCACTGTTTCCCTACAAAACATTTGGCTCATCAGATCCAGAAGTTAAGAAAGGCAAACCATTTCCAGACATCTTTCTTGTAGCAGCGTCAAGGTTCCCTGATAAGCTGGCTCCTGAGCAG TGCTTAGTCTTTGAGGATGCTATTAATGGTGTCAAGGCAGCCCGAGCAGCTGGGATGCAAGTAGTAATGGTGCCAGATGCAAAACTTGACAGAAGTTATACCAAAGAAGCCACCATTGTATTAAACAGCATGGAAGAATTCAAGCCTGAACTCTTCGGTTTACCACCTTTTACCAATTAA
- the LOC134756015 gene encoding myosin-9-like, whose protein sequence is MEGPGMSLFQGAASIHINNSAQDRLEEQEEIEDQKRRNEELKHKLANAFDDLQDDDEASSVNSSGNFTLDAQTNGGNGHPNHPRTGLPPSYVDSLNHLKELQHTRDSPNIHETPKNRHTQVQHHEDPVKLQFSPYGAGDGQNHYYQQEYRGHLNGINNIDAKQEYMNNEKLKVMYEMREKECQQLAAQMEKLDTEIDSLRARLAAAVNDRDKSELSLQEAHHLLASSKHKMIELEQQVMSLTEKLVLGEQEKEQMQMELRAANVSLQEVQQRLHTFQVAHTHDTDALFREQQDRHREEVDRLHADLAKAKSRLEEKASEIKILEKRCLEKDKDKEELLIDKGATINRLASELETAQSRLVNGETARLKEKVAQLSSERNVAREQVKELGSKLEVTAHELVLFRSKLAASQKEYDSWRTALHQILVDSLPENTYLGEPPSPGKLSTLKDALSRYKQQIHKVSALQEEIAKRDKKLEQHRKQESEMRAKIEEQKGIELQLSSRVAVLQSQLESLGTGDDKLSERLQAELDHVRAQLRDTELKYTELELEHAKAQESVETRGSLSAAAHADVLRELERCSAQLRAALGDNAELKTLYLQACSTRDSASRELKDVQSRIQQERDLYKSQEKEYVERIEKERQQLEKLTAELTSSKDELERANRRISELQKQFTDKQKEFTDKLDKYLEDEKSAMRKEMEPCAQCEKNLMQIRQLNEQLSKCSVKLATQESNEALMQELKGKAEFFQQYILERFNKLRDQRSVATNTDLTDHPIEHMVQTCDDAIATKVCFQQYNLERFNKLRDQRSVATNTDLTDHPIEHMVQTCDDAIATKVCFQQYNLERFNKLRDQRSVATNTDLTDHPIEHMVQTCDDAIATKTALMMKEKAIRDQIAEKFTLEMKTAEMNCARRLKEMENEQITTVTKLKELLERKMQEVETLKQFILTERAKVSQILESKENEISVLIREHNAIQAECEKTRDILNEWKIKAEKYEKKIQRLDLLKQEKEELEHSHSSCEKELRNVKSKINSLQRKVATSEQSYESLQAEHRTLLEKYKNAKKTIMTHKEYISKKDAHINNEFNRIQDEYRKIFLKMQSQITYLSNCRVQEEKTNGRPATPTNHYEFAEKINKLTKEFAELTQSTAAMTSHYPDANK, encoded by the exons ATGGAAGGACCGGGTATGAGTCTGTTCCAAGGGGCCGCCAGCATTCACATTAACAACAGTGCTCAGGACAGGCTTGAGGAACAGGAGGAGATCGAAGACCAGAAACGACGGAATGAGgag TTGAAACATAAACTAGCAAATGCTTTTGACGATCTTCAAGATGATGACGAAGCGAGTTCAGTGAATAGCAGTGGCAACTTTACCTTGGATGCTCAAACTAATGGAGGTAATG GACATCCAAATCATCCTAGGACTGGCTTGCCCCCAAGTTATGTGGATTCTCTTAACCACCTTAAAGAACTGCAGCACACTAGGGACTCGCCTAATATCCATGAAACCCCAAAAAATAGACACACTCAAGTTCAACACCATGAAGACCCAGTGAAACTCCAGTTTAGCCCCTATGGGGCAGGTGATGGGCAAAACCACTATTATCAACAGGAATATAGGG GACATTTGAATGGAATAAACAATATTGATGCAAAACAAGAATACATGAATAATGAAAAACTTAAGGTGATGTATGAG ATGCGTGAAAAAGAATGTCAACAGTTAGCAGCACAGATGGAAAAGCTTGACACAGAAATTGACAGTCTCCGTGCCAGACTTGCAGCTGCCGTCAATGACAGGGACAAGTCTGAGCTGTCACTGCAAGAAGCACACCACTTACTGG CTTCCAGTAAACACAAAATGATAGAACTAGAACAACAAGTGATGAGCCTCACGGAGAAGCTGGTGCTAGGCGAGCAGGAGAAGGAGCAAATGCAGATGGAACTGCGTGCTGCCAACGTTAGCCTACAGGAGGTGCAGCAACGGTTGCACACTTTCCAG GTTGCTCACACACATGACACTGATGCACTGTTTAGAGAACAGCAGGACAG ACATAGAGAGGAAGTCGATAGACTGCACGCAGATTTAGCAAAGGCTAAAAGCAGATTGGAAGAGAAA GCaagtgaaataaaaatactcGAAAAGCGGTGCTTAGAAAAAGACAAAGATAAAGAGGAACTGTTGATTGACAAAGGGGCAACTATCAATAGATTAGCGAGTGAACTAGAGACGGCGCAGAGTCGACTGGTCAACGGCGAGACCGCGCGGTTAAAGGAGAAGGTAGCGCAGTTGTCCAGTGAGAGGAATGTTGCCAGGGAACAAGTCAAGGAATTAGGG TCTAAACTGGAGGTGACGGCACACGAGCTGGTACTCTTCCGAAGTAAGCTGGCCGCCAGCCAGAAGGAGTACGACAGCTGGCGCACCGCGCTACACCAGATCCTCGTGGACTCGCTCCCAGAAAATACATATCTAG gtGAACCTCCGTCACCTGGTAAATTATCGACGCTAAAAGATGCTCTAAGTAGATATAAACAACAGATTCACAAAGTTTCGGCGTTACAAGAGGAAATCGCCAAAAG GGACAAAAAACTGGAACAGCACCGAAAGCAAGAATCCGAGATGCGAGCCAAAATAGAGGAGCAGAAAGGCATCGAGTTGCAGCTAAGCTCGCGCGTGGCCGTGCTTCAGAGCCAGTTAGAGTCGCTCGGCACCGGCGACGACAAGCTCAGCGAGCGCCTGCAGGCCGAGCTCGACCACGTCCGCGCGCAGCTCAGAGAT ACGGAGCTGAAGTACACGGAGCTGGAGCTAGAGCACGCCAAGGCGCAGGAGTCGGTGGAGACGCGCGGGTCGCTGTCGGCGGCCGCGCACGCGGACGTGCTGCGCGAGCTGGAGCGCTGCTCGGCGCAGCTGCGCGCCGCGCTAGGCGACAACGCCGAGCTCAAGACTCTCTACCTGCAG GCTTGTAGTACGCGAGATAGCGCGTCAAGAGAGCTAAAAGACGTCCAATCTAGAATACAACAAGAGCGGGATCTATACAAGTCACAAGAGAAAGAATACGTGGAGAGGATAGAAAAGGAAAGGCAGCAGTTGGAGAAGCTCACCGCGGAGCTCACCAGCTCGAAGGACGAGCTGGAGCGCGCCAACAGGCGGATATCGGAGCTACAGAAACAGTTCACTGACAAACAGAAAGAGTTTACTGACAAACTCGACAAATATCTTGAAG ATGAAAAAAGTGCAATGCGAAAAGAAATGGAACCTTGTGCGCAATGTGAGAAAAATTTAATGCAAATTCGCCAGCTGAATGAGCAGCTTAGCAAATGCAGTGTTAAATTAG ctaCCCAAGAGAGCAACGAAGCTCTGATGCAGGAGTTAAAAGGCAAGGCGGAGTTCTTCCAGCAGTACATTCTCGAGCGGTTCAACAAGCTGCGCGACCAGCGCTCCGTCGCCACCAATACCGACCTCACCGACCACCCCATCGAGCACATGGTGCAGACCTGCGACGACGCCATAGCGACCAAGGTATGCTTCCAGCAGTACAACCTCGAGCGGTTCAACAAGCTGCGCGACCAGCGCTCCGTCGCCACCAACACCGACCTCACCGACCACCCCATCGAGCACATGGTGCAGACCTGCGACGACGCCATAGCGACCAAGGTATGCTTCCAGCAGTACAACCTCGAGCGGTTCAACAAGCTGCGCGACCAGCGCTCCGTCGCCACCAACACCGACCTCACCGACCACCCCATCGAGCACATGGTGCAGACCTGCGACGACGCCATAGCGACCAAG acTGCTCTCATGATGAAAGAAAAAGCCATACGAGATCAAATAGCAGAAAAGTTCACTCTAGAGATGAAAACTGCGGAAATGAACTGCGCGCGGCGGCTGAAAGAAATGGAAAACGAGCAAATAACCACCGTCACTAAACTAAAGGAGCTGTTAGAGAGGAAAATGCAGGAAGTAGAGACCCTCAAACAGTTCATATTGACAGAGAGAGCCAAGGTGTCGCAGATACTCGAGTCGAAAGAGAACGAAATATCCGTGTTGATAAGGGAACATAATGCGATACAAGCAGAATGTGAAAAAACTAGGGACATCCTCAATGAGTGGAAGATCAAGGCCGAGAAATACGAGAAAAAGATACAGCGGTTAGATTTACTTAAACAAGAAAAAGAGGAGTTGGAACACAGTCACAGTTCTTGTGAAAAGGAATTGAGAAATgtgaaaagtaaaataaatagtttacaaaGAAAAGTAGCTACTTCAGAGCAGAGTTACGAAAGCTTGCAGGCCGAGCACCGAACCTTGTTGGAGAAGTAcaaaaatgctaaaaaaactataatgaCTCATAAG GAATATATATCAAAAAAAGACGCCCATATTAATAACGAATTTAACAGAATTCAAGATGAGTACAGAAAAATCTTCTTGAAAATGCAAAGTCAGATAACCTATCTTTCCAACTGTCGGGTACAGGAGGAAAAAACTAATGGAAGACCCGCTACGCCCACGAATcactatgag TTtgcagaaaaaataaataagttgacCAAGGAGTTCGCAGAGCTCACTCAGTCTACAGCTGCGATGACCAGTCACTATCCGGATGCCAACAAATGA